TCGCGAAGAGTGACGCCCTCTTCAAGCGGGTACTGGGCACCGTGCGCTTCCGGTGAATGCGGTGCGCCGCCTGCTCGCGGGTCTGGGGCTGGCCCTGCTGGGCATGGCCGGGGCGGGCAACCGCCTGGACGTGGAGCGGGTTGTGTTTTCTCCAGACGGCACCCGCGCCCTCGTCGTGGAGGCCGGGAGTCTGGACGGCAGCGGCTTTGGGGCGGCCCGGCTGTGGGTGCTCAGCACAACCACGGGGGCAGTGCTGCGCCGCGCCCAGGCCCAGGCGGACTCGCCCGACCCGGCCCCAGTCGTGGCCCGGCTGCTGCGGCAGGAGGCGGGCGTGCTGAGGCTGCACGCCCTGAATCCCGCGCGGGTGGCCCGGCCCGTCTACGCCCGGACCTTCCCGGTGATGGCCCCGGTCTGGACGGAGGGGGTGGAGGCGGGCACGGCGCTGATTCGGCCTGTTCGCCTCTGGAGCGTCCCAGTGCCCGTCAGCCTGAGCGTGCGGCCGGTGGGGTCGAGCTGCCGCTGGGGCGAGATGTTGCCGACCGGAGAGGGGCCAGCCGGGTTCACCCTGACCGTGCGCGATCAGGTCATCCACAGCGACCGCACGCTGCCGCCGGGGCGTGAGTGCGCCGCCCGCTACGCCCTGGACCGCGCCTACGTGCAGGGGAACCGCGCCGTCTTCATCGTGCGGGCCTACACGCCGGGTTTCGAGGGACCGAACGCGGACGTGGTGCCGGTGGCGGCGCGGCTGCGGTAGGGGCGGAACGGAAGGGGGCGCGGAGTGGTCTCTTCCGCGCCCCCTTCCCTTACACCTGCCCCACCACCCGCTGCATGATTGTCCTTACCGCGTCCAGCTCGTCCTTGTTGATGGAGTGCCCCAGGCCCGGATACACCCGGTCGTCCACCGCTGCCCCCCGCGAGCGCAGGTGCGCGGCGCTCTCCTGAAAGCGCGAGAGGGGGATGTGGGCGTCGTCGGGCGCCACGCCCATGAAGACCGGGACCCCCGACAGGTCGCCCGCCCTGTCCAGCGTGATCAGCCCACCGCTCAGCGCCACCACGCCCCCCAGCGGCCGCCCGGAGCGGCTGGCGTACTCCAGCGCGAGGCAGGCGCCTTGCGAGAAGCCGCCCAGCACCACCTTTTGCGGCGGGATGCCCTGGCGCTCCAGCTCGGTCAGCACGGCGTCCACGGTTGCCAGCGCCCGGTCGAGGTGCGGCTGGTTCTGCTCCACCGGGGCCAGGAAGG
The DNA window shown above is from Deinococcus sp. HSC-46F16 and carries:
- a CDS encoding DUF2259 domain-containing protein, producing the protein MNAVRRLLAGLGLALLGMAGAGNRLDVERVVFSPDGTRALVVEAGSLDGSGFGAARLWVLSTTTGAVLRRAQAQADSPDPAPVVARLLRQEAGVLRLHALNPARVARPVYARTFPVMAPVWTEGVEAGTALIRPVRLWSVPVPVSLSVRPVGSSCRWGEMLPTGEGPAGFTLTVRDQVIHSDRTLPPGRECAARYALDRAYVQGNRAVFIVRAYTPGFEGPNADVVPVAARLR